One Methanobacteriaceae archaeon genomic window, CTGGAGTTATTTTAAACAAAGTTAAAAATAAAGCACACTACGAAAAAACCAAAAGATCAATTGAAGAAATAACCAAAGTCGAAGTTATTGGCGGAATTGTTCGTGACAACAACATTTCAATTGAACAAAGACATTTAGGTCTTGTTCCTGCTCGTGAGAGAGAAAATTCACTTAAATTCATTGACCTATGGTCTGAAGTTATTAAAAATTCCATTGATTTGGACAGATTAGTTGAAATTGCAAAAACAGCTCCAAAAATCACTTCCGATATTACTCCAATTTGGAATAAATTAAATAAACAGCCTGTTAAAATAGGAGTTGCTTATGATGAAGTATTCAATTTCTATTATAAAGAAAATATTGAATCTCTAGAAGCAAACAATGCTAAAATAGAATATTTCTCACCATTAAACGATGAAGAATTGCCTGATGTTGACGGATTGTATATTGGTGGAGGATACCCAGAACTATTTTCCAAAGAACTTAATGCAAATCAAAATATGCTATCACAAATCAAGAACTTCCACTTAGAAGATAGACCTATCTTTGCTGAATGTGGTGGTTTAATGTATCTTATGAATTCTATTCACGAAGATAAAATGGTAAATGTATATCCATACAAGTCTATTTTAACAGATAGAGTACAGGCACTAAAATATACCATTGCAGAAGTTACTCAGGATAACATTATTTCCAAAAAAGGTGAAAAATTCCACGGACATGAATTCCACTATTCAAAAGTTCTTGTTGATAAAAACAACATTGAAAATGATTTGGCATTCAATATATTAAGAGGAAAAGGTTCCTATAATAATCAGGACGGATTTATGAAAAGAAATACACTTGCAAGTTATGTCCACACCCACGTAGCAGCAATGCCTAACTTCGGTGGAAACCTATGTATTTCATCATTGGAACTTGGAGGATAAAATGAATCTTAAAAAAATTGATTTTTTTAACCCATTGATAATAGTAGTTGCAATCCTTGTCTTTTTGGCAATGGGTTATATTGGATCATTTGACTACCGCTTTGAATACCCTCTCAAACCAAGTGTCTTTATTGTAATAATATTAGCATGTATAGTCTTTGGGACTACTTTTTTACTTACAAATCGCAAAGTCAGTGTTGAGAAAACAAAAAAAATTGATATTCTATCTGAAAAGTTATTGGTAGGATTAGTTATAGTTGCATTAA contains:
- the cfbB gene encoding Ni-sirohydrochlorin a,c-diamide synthase, whose protein sequence is MRIILAGTGSAVGKTTISTGIMKALSEKYNVQPFKVGPDYIDPSYHTLATGNVSRNLDSFFMKEGQVRDSYLKGMKGKDIAIIEGVRGLYEGIDSVNDIGSTASIAKSLNAPVILIINSRSLVKSAAAIVLGFKALDPEINIAGVILNKVKNKAHYEKTKRSIEEITKVEVIGGIVRDNNISIEQRHLGLVPARERENSLKFIDLWSEVIKNSIDLDRLVEIAKTAPKITSDITPIWNKLNKQPVKIGVAYDEVFNFYYKENIESLEANNAKIEYFSPLNDEELPDVDGLYIGGGYPELFSKELNANQNMLSQIKNFHLEDRPIFAECGGLMYLMNSIHEDKMVNVYPYKSILTDRVQALKYTIAEVTQDNIISKKGEKFHGHEFHYSKVLVDKNNIENDLAFNILRGKGSYNNQDGFMKRNTLASYVHTHVAAMPNFGGNLCISSLELGG